The following is a genomic window from bacterium.
GCCTGGCGGTGCGGTCGGCCTGCTCGCTGCGCGGGCGGTAGTAGCAGCCCGTGTGCGAGGCGTTCAGCTCGCCCAGCATCTCGCTCAGCAGCTCGGCGAAGTCGTGGTTGTTGTTGATGTGGGGCAGGAAGCGGCGGTAGGCGTCGCCGTAGCCGGCCCAGTCGACGCCGTGCAGGTCCTGGACGTAGAACTTGCGCTGCATCAGGCGCCACACGTGATCGAACATGTAGGCCCGCTCGGCCGCCGGCTTCAGCACCATCTCGCCCTTGGTGGCCAGGGGCTCCACCTGGCCCGACTCGGTGTCGACCTTCTTCATCCCGCCGCCGGCCAGCACCACGAGGAACTTGCCGTCCGACGACATCTCGAAGCCGCCGGCGCGCGTGCCGAGCTTGGCCAGCAGCTTGGTGTCGCCGGTGCGGGTCTCGGTGACCCACACGTCGTGGCCCTTCTCGAAGCTGGTCAGGTAGAAGAGCTTCTCGCCGTCCCGGGAGAGCAGCCAGTCGGCCGCGGGCGAGGAATGCGTCGTCAGCTTGACGCGGCGCTCGGTCAGGTTGTCGCGGTCGATGGTGATCGGTTCGACCTCGTCCTTCTCGTCCTTGTCCTTCTCCTTCTTCTCGTCGTCGTCCTTCTTCGCGTCCTTGTCGGCCTTCTCCTCCTGCTCCTTCACGAGAGCGAAGTCCTCCTTGGAGAGGCGGAAGCGGTCGTAGGCCGCATGGTCGAAGAACAGCGCGTGCACGTCCCAGGTCACCGCGCCGCCGCCCTGGCGCAGGGCGCCGTCGCGGTTGGTGCCCCAGATCATGGCCTTCCCGTCCAGGGCCCACTTGGGCATCATGTCCTCGTAGCCGCTGAGGGTGAGGTTGGTGACCTCGCCCTTGCCGTCGGCCGGGACCAGGCCGATCTCCCAGGTCATCAGGCGCTCGGGCGGGCCGTAGGTGGCCAGCAGCCACCGGCTGTCGGGCGACCAGGTGAACCACTGGTCGCCGTCGGCGTAGCTGTAGTTGTGCTCGGGGCCGAGCACGCGGCGCGTCTTCTTCGACTTCAGGTTCACGACGCGGATCTCGGTGCGGTTCTCGAGGTAGGCGATCTCCTTGCCGTCGGGCGAGAAGCGCGGCTGGAACTCCTCGGCGTCGGTGGAGACGATCGTCTCGGTGTCGAGCAGGGTCGCGGCGTAGAAGTAGGGCTCGCTGTCGCGCCGGATGGTCATGGTGAAGAGATCCCAGCTGCCGTCCTTCTCCGCGGCGTAGCCGAGGGTGCGGCCGTCCGGTCCCCAGGTCGGGCCGCGCTCCTGCCAGGGCGTGTCGGTCAGGCGCTTGGTGACGCCCCCCTCCACGCTGCTGACGAAGATCTCGCCCCGGAAGACGTAGGCGATCTCCTTGTCGTTGGGCGAGATGACGAACTCGGTGAAGCCCTGGTTCACGGGCACGACCTCGTCCAGGCGCGTCAGGCCGTCCAGCGCGAGGGTGATGGGGATCAGGCGGGGCTCGCCGCCGGGCACGAGGGTGTAGAGGTCGCCGTCCCAGGCGAAGCACAGGGTGCCGTCGTTCGCGCGGCTCAGGAAGCGCACCGGATGGGTGTCGAACTTCGTGAGGGCCGTGGCCGCGGCCGCGTCGGCCAGGGCGCCCTGCCACACGTTGAAGGTGCCGCCCATCTCGCTCAACCAGACGAAGCTGTTGTTGCCGGCGAAGATCGGGTTGCGGTCCTCGGCCGGATTCCTCGTCAGCTGCGTGTAGGTGTCCTTGTCCATGTCGTACACCCACACGTCGCGCGTGACGGCCGAGCGGTGGTGCTTGCGCCAGGGGCTCTCGTAGCCCTTCCAGTCGTGGTAGATGAGCTGCCTGCCGTCGGCCGAGACGCTCACGTCCTGGGCCGGCACGGGCAGCACGCGGGTGACGGCGCCGCCCGCGACGGGCACGCTGTACAGCTCGCTCATGCCGCCCACCGGGAACTGGGCGTTGCTCGCGGGATCCTGACGGGTGGCCGAGAAGAGCACCGCCGTGTCGTCGGCGGTGAACGAGCCCGGCGTCTCGCCGGCCGAGTCGAAGGTCAGGCGCACGGCCTCGCCCCCCGCGGCCGGCATCACGAAGACGTCGAAGTTGCCGTGGCGGTCCGAGGCGAAGGCCAGGCGCGTGCCGTCGTGGCTCCACACGGGGGCGAACTCGTAGGCGTCGCCGGTCGTGAGCAGGGTGGCCGCGCCGCCCGCGGCGGGCACCGACCACAGGTCGCCCTTGTAGCTGAAGACCACCGTCTGGCCGTCGGGCGAGATGGCGGGGTAGCGGAGCCAGTGGGGCGTCTCGGCGGCGCCGGTGGCGCCCGCGGCCAGGGCGAGGCAGAAGAACAACGCGGACACGAACTTCATGGGGGAGTCTCCTCGGTTTCCGGGATCAAGGGGTGCCGGAAGGCTGCAGCACGTCGGTCAAGGTATCCGATCGGGGGACGGGGCGCACGCGCCAGGTGCGGGGCCCGGCGTGGGGACGC
Proteins encoded in this region:
- a CDS encoding PD40 domain-containing protein; this encodes MKFVSALFFCLALAAGATGAAETPHWLRYPAISPDGQTVVFSYKGDLWSVPAAGGAATLLTTGDAYEFAPVWSHDGTRLAFASDRHGNFDVFVMPAAGGEAVRLTFDSAGETPGSFTADDTAVLFSATRQDPASNAQFPVGGMSELYSVPVAGGAVTRVLPVPAQDVSVSADGRQLIYHDWKGYESPWRKHHRSAVTRDVWVYDMDKDTYTQLTRNPAEDRNPIFAGNNSFVWLSEMGGTFNVWQGALADAAAATALTKFDTHPVRFLSRANDGTLCFAWDGDLYTLVPGGEPRLIPITLALDGLTRLDEVVPVNQGFTEFVISPNDKEIAYVFRGEIFVSSVEGGVTKRLTDTPWQERGPTWGPDGRTLGYAAEKDGSWDLFTMTIRRDSEPYFYAATLLDTETIVSTDAEEFQPRFSPDGKEIAYLENRTEIRVVNLKSKKTRRVLGPEHNYSYADGDQWFTWSPDSRWLLATYGPPERLMTWEIGLVPADGKGEVTNLTLSGYEDMMPKWALDGKAMIWGTNRDGALRQGGGAVTWDVHALFFDHAAYDRFRLSKEDFALVKEQEEKADKDAKKDDDEKKEKDKDEKDEVEPITIDRDNLTERRVKLTTHSSPAADWLLSRDGEKLFYLTSFEKGHDVWVTETRTGDTKLLAKLGTRAGGFEMSSDGKFLVVLAGGGMKKVDTESGQVEPLATKGEMVLKPAAERAYMFDHVWRLMQRKFYVQDLHGVDWAGYGDAYRRFLPHINNNHDFAELLSEMLGELNASHTGCYYRPRSEQADRTARLGLFVSGNGGDGLRVDEVITGGPLDRAGVKLKAGHVVEQIDGIAVTDAADWSALLNRKVGDRVLLAVRDPKSGDRWEEEVKPIDGRAEFELLYERWVRNRRDEVTRLSDGRIGYVHVRSMNDDSMRHVIEEALGRHIGCEALIVDTRFNGGGNIHEQLSDFLNGTAYFDIIPHGQYVGAESWDKWNKPSIVLMGESNYSDAHLFPLAYKIKGVGKTLGMPVPGTGTFVWWENQIDPTLVFGIPMGGWRGEDGKFAENTQLEPDIEVRNEPGVLTRGRDQQIEAAVKELLK